A single Ketogulonicigenium vulgare WSH-001 DNA region contains:
- a CDS encoding NAD(P)(+) transhydrogenase (Re/Si-specific) subunit beta — protein sequence MSYALVSAAYIASAVLFILCLGGLSGQESAKRAVWYGIAGMALAVLATLMGDSVGFYWLVGLAIIVGGVTGWWLAKSVEMTAMPQLVAALHSFVGLAAVFIGINTHIVMVGVVGVDYSALTGFAALVAHKTPVELSILRAETFIGVFIGAITFTGSIIAFGKLSGKITGKAEKLPGGHWLNAGAAALSLILLIAYLNGAGAWALLLMTVLALFIGYHLIMGIGGADMPVVVSMLNSYSGWAASAIGFSLGNDLLIVTGALVGSSGAILSYIMCKAMNRSFVSVILGGFGGAKGPAMEVTGEQIAIDSDGVAAALNDADSVIIVPGYGMAVAQAQQSVSELTRKLRAAGKEVRFAIHPVAGRLPGHMNVLLAEAKVPYDIVMEMDEINDDFPSTDVVIVIGSNDIVNPAAQEDPNSPIAGMPVLEVWKAKQVFVSKRGQGTGYSGIENPLFYKDNTRMFYGDAKKSLDELLPKIS from the coding sequence ATGTCTTACGCTCTTGTTTCTGCGGCCTATATTGCATCGGCCGTGCTATTCATCCTGTGCCTCGGCGGCCTGTCGGGCCAAGAAAGCGCCAAGCGCGCTGTCTGGTATGGTATCGCGGGCATGGCGCTGGCGGTGCTGGCGACCCTGATGGGCGATTCCGTCGGCTTCTATTGGCTGGTGGGTCTGGCGATCATCGTCGGCGGTGTCACCGGCTGGTGGCTGGCCAAATCGGTCGAGATGACCGCGATGCCGCAACTGGTGGCGGCCCTGCATAGCTTTGTGGGTCTGGCCGCCGTGTTCATCGGCATCAACACCCATATCGTCATGGTTGGCGTGGTTGGCGTCGATTACAGCGCGCTTACCGGCTTTGCCGCACTGGTCGCCCATAAAACCCCGGTCGAGCTGTCGATCCTGCGGGCCGAGACCTTTATCGGTGTCTTTATCGGCGCGATCACCTTTACCGGCTCGATCATCGCCTTTGGCAAACTGTCGGGCAAAATCACCGGCAAGGCAGAAAAGCTGCCGGGCGGTCACTGGCTGAACGCGGGCGCTGCGGCTTTGTCGCTGATCTTGCTGATTGCCTATCTGAACGGTGCGGGCGCCTGGGCGCTGCTGCTGATGACGGTGCTGGCGCTGTTCATCGGTTACCACCTGATCATGGGCATTGGCGGCGCGGATATGCCGGTCGTGGTGTCGATGCTGAACAGCTATTCCGGCTGGGCGGCCTCGGCCATCGGTTTCAGCCTTGGCAACGATCTGCTGATCGTCACGGGTGCGCTGGTTGGCTCGTCGGGTGCGATCCTGTCCTATATCATGTGTAAGGCGATGAACCGTTCCTTCGTCTCGGTCATCTTGGGCGGCTTTGGCGGCGCCAAGGGTCCCGCGATGGAAGTGACGGGCGAACAGATCGCCATCGATTCGGACGGCGTTGCTGCCGCGCTGAACGATGCCGACAGCGTCATCATCGTGCCCGGTTACGGCATGGCCGTGGCGCAGGCGCAGCAATCGGTGTCCGAGCTGACCCGCAAGCTGCGCGCCGCTGGCAAAGAGGTGCGTTTCGCGATCCACCCCGTTGCGGGTCGCCTGCCGGGCCATATGAACGTGCTGCTGGCCGAGGCCAAAGTGCCTTATGACATCGTTATGGAAATGGATGAAATCAACGACGATTTCCCCTCGACCGACGTTGTGATCGTCATCGGCTCGAACGACATCGTGAACCCCGCCGCGCAAGAAGATCCGAACAGCCCCATCGCGGGTATGCCGGTTCTGGAAGTGTGGAAGGCCAAGCAGGTGTTCGTGTCAAAGCGCGGCCAAGGCACTGGCTATTCGGGCATCGAAAACCCGCTGTTCTACAAGGACAACACCCGCATGTTCTATGGCGATGCGAAAAAGTCGCTGGACGAGCTGCTGCCCAAAATCAGCTGA
- the moaA gene encoding GTP 3',8-cyclase MoaA, producing the protein MDTLDLRHTPLIDPFARQISYLRLSVTDRCDFRCVYCMSENMTFLPKRDLLSLDELDRLSTAFIDMGIRKLRITGGEPLVRRDIMQFFRAMSRHLDSGALDEICVTTNGSQLEKHAGELAATGVKRLNVSLDTLDPQKFAEITRWGRLDQVLRGIDAAQNAGMRVKINAVALKSGNEDELLSLVEWCHQRDLDLTFIEVMPMGDIGNEDRLDQYWPLTDLKARLAQHYTLEDLPLNTGGPARYARLVETGQRIGFIQPMTHNFCESCNRVRITCTGTIHTCLGQEGSMDLRDALRSDVPMALERAIRTAIGQKPKGHDFDYARGEVAGKISRHMSHTGG; encoded by the coding sequence ATGGATACGCTGGACCTGCGTCATACGCCGCTGATCGACCCTTTCGCCAGGCAGATCAGTTATCTGCGCCTGTCGGTAACCGACCGGTGCGATTTCCGCTGCGTTTATTGCATGTCGGAAAACATGACCTTCCTGCCCAAACGCGACCTGCTGTCGCTGGACGAGCTGGACCGTCTGTCCACGGCTTTCATCGATATGGGTATTCGCAAATTGCGGATCACCGGCGGCGAGCCTTTGGTGCGGCGCGATATCATGCAATTCTTCCGCGCCATGTCGCGGCATTTGGACAGCGGCGCGCTGGACGAGATTTGCGTGACGACCAATGGCAGCCAGTTGGAAAAGCACGCAGGCGAACTGGCCGCGACGGGCGTCAAGCGCCTGAACGTCTCGCTCGATACGCTTGATCCACAGAAATTCGCTGAAATCACCCGTTGGGGGCGCCTGGATCAGGTGCTGCGCGGGATTGATGCGGCGCAAAACGCCGGAATGCGCGTCAAGATCAACGCGGTCGCGCTGAAAAGCGGCAATGAGGACGAGCTGCTGTCGCTGGTCGAATGGTGCCACCAGCGCGACCTCGACCTGACCTTTATCGAGGTGATGCCGATGGGTGATATCGGCAACGAGGATCGCCTTGACCAATATTGGCCACTGACCGACCTGAAGGCGCGCCTTGCCCAACATTACACGCTTGAGGACCTGCCCCTGAACACCGGCGGCCCCGCCCGTTACGCGCGCCTGGTCGAGACGGGCCAACGCATCGGGTTCATCCAACCGATGACGCATAACTTTTGCGAAAGCTGCAACCGCGTGCGCATCACCTGCACCGGCACGATCCACACATGTTTGGGTCAAGAAGGCAGTATGGATCTGCGCGACGCCCTGCGCAGCGATGTGCCCATGGCGCTGGAACGCGCCATCCGCACCGCCATCGGGCAAAAGCCCAAAGGGCATGATTTCGACTATGCGCGCGGCGAAGTGGCAGGCAAGATCAGCCGCCACATGAGCCATACCGGCGGCTGA
- a CDS encoding gamma-glutamyl-gamma-aminobutyrate hydrolase family protein gives MSRQPRRPVIGIIANNHVLNERFPVMAAGQMEALAVAQIIGGIPLLVPPNPAMITVEDLLDTFDGFILTGGRPNVHPEEYGEEPTDAHGDFDRNRDAVVLPLIRACVQRGQPFLGICRGFQEVNVAMGGSLYPEIRDLPGRMNHRMPPEGTLEERYALRHRVTLAKGGRFADVFGAEEVMTNTLHGQGIKTPGPRVRVDGLADDGTPEAIYVADAPGFTMSVQWHPEWRAAQDPVSHALFSAFGAATKDWVQNTGAVAIPA, from the coding sequence ATGTCACGCCAGCCGCGTCGTCCCGTTATTGGTATTATTGCAAACAACCATGTGCTGAACGAGCGTTTCCCCGTCATGGCGGCCGGGCAGATGGAGGCTTTGGCCGTGGCGCAGATTATCGGCGGCATTCCTTTGCTGGTGCCGCCGAACCCTGCGATGATCACGGTCGAGGATCTGCTGGACACGTTTGACGGCTTCATCCTGACCGGCGGTCGCCCCAATGTGCACCCCGAGGAATATGGCGAAGAGCCGACCGATGCGCATGGCGATTTTGATCGCAACCGCGATGCGGTGGTGCTGCCGCTGATCCGGGCCTGCGTGCAGCGTGGGCAGCCGTTCTTGGGCATTTGCCGCGGTTTTCAAGAGGTGAATGTGGCAATGGGCGGCTCGCTCTACCCCGAGATTCGCGATCTGCCGGGGCGGATGAATCACCGGATGCCCCCCGAAGGCACGTTGGAAGAACGCTATGCGCTGCGCCACCGCGTGACGCTGGCCAAAGGCGGACGGTTCGCCGATGTTTTCGGGGCCGAAGAGGTCATGACGAACACGCTGCATGGACAGGGGATCAAAACGCCGGGCCCGCGCGTCCGTGTTGACGGCCTGGCCGATGATGGCACGCCCGAGGCAATTTATGTCGCTGACGCGCCCGGATTTACCATGTCTGTGCAATGGCACCCTGAATGGCGCGCCGCGCAGGACCCGGTCTCGCATGCGCTGTTTTCGGCCTTTGGTGCGGCAACCAAGGATTGGGTGCAAAACACGGGGGCGGTAGCGATACCAGCCTGA
- a CDS encoding 3-deoxy-D-manno-octulosonic acid transferase, whose product MIHQFAPLDTPDAVARFLTHWRPNLAILAESEIWPNTLAALRRADTPSALVNARLSGSSLRLWQRLPRSARKVFGSFGLIHSQDDASHDVLLTLAPEAEMLRGENLKSAAAPLPADATALAALHAAIGTRPVWCAASTHKGEEELILAAHRDLLDDHPDLLLILCPRHPDRADEIMRLTDLHLSRRSTGALPDAQTQVYLADTFGEMGLWFRLARLTLLGGSLVDGIGGHNPWEPARLGAAFVSGPFVVNAAPDFAALTAAGATRMVDPNALVDAIADLLYDDATRDSMAQAGATLVRQQAALRDALVQKLIARVKS is encoded by the coding sequence TTGATCCACCAGTTCGCCCCACTCGATACCCCGGATGCCGTCGCGCGTTTCCTGACCCATTGGCGACCGAACCTTGCGATTCTGGCCGAAAGCGAGATTTGGCCCAATACGCTGGCGGCGCTTCGCCGCGCCGATACTCCGAGCGCTCTGGTGAACGCGCGCCTGTCCGGCAGTTCCCTGCGCCTGTGGCAGCGCCTGCCGCGCAGTGCCCGAAAAGTGTTCGGCAGCTTTGGGCTGATCCATAGTCAGGATGATGCCAGCCATGACGTGCTGCTGACCCTGGCGCCCGAGGCCGAAATGCTGCGCGGTGAAAACCTGAAATCCGCCGCCGCGCCGCTGCCGGCCGATGCGACTGCGTTGGCCGCACTGCACGCCGCGATTGGCACACGGCCCGTCTGGTGCGCCGCCTCGACCCATAAGGGCGAGGAGGAATTGATCCTCGCCGCCCACCGCGATTTGCTGGACGATCACCCCGACCTGTTGCTGATCCTGTGTCCACGCCACCCCGACCGCGCGGACGAGATCATGCGTCTGACCGATTTGCACCTGTCGCGGCGCAGCACCGGCGCATTGCCGGATGCGCAGACGCAGGTCTATCTGGCGGATACATTTGGCGAAATGGGGCTATGGTTCCGCTTGGCACGCCTGACGCTGCTGGGCGGATCGCTGGTGGATGGCATCGGCGGCCATAACCCGTGGGAGCCTGCGCGCCTTGGCGCCGCCTTTGTCAGCGGGCCTTTTGTCGTGAATGCCGCGCCCGATTTTGCCGCGCTGACAGCGGCGGGCGCGACGCGTATGGTCGACCCCAATGCGCTGGTCGACGCCATCGCCGACCTGCTTTATGATGACGCCACGCGCGATAGCATGGCGCAGGCGGGTGCGACCCTTGTCCGCCAGCAGGCGGCCTTGCGCGACGCATTGGTGCAAAAACTGATAGCACGAGTAAAATCATGA
- a CDS encoding glycosyltransferase N-terminal domain-containing protein: protein MTLPLQLYRWLAPRLIARRLPKIEAAMAEAGFTARIPERMGHASLTRPAGRLIWLHGASVGEGLTLLDLAAALRAADPALQCLLTTGTVGAAKVIPPA, encoded by the coding sequence ATGACTCTGCCGTTGCAGCTTTACCGCTGGCTTGCGCCGCGGCTGATCGCCCGCCGGCTGCCAAAGATCGAGGCCGCCATGGCTGAGGCCGGATTTACGGCGCGCATCCCTGAACGCATGGGTCACGCCTCGCTGACGCGTCCCGCGGGCCGGTTGATCTGGCTGCACGGTGCCTCGGTTGGTGAGGGGCTGACATTGCTCGATCTGGCGGCGGCGCTGCGGGCGGCTGACCCCGCGCTGCAATGCCTGCTGACCACCGGCACCGTCGGCGCGGCCAAGGTCATCCCCCCCGCCTGA
- a CDS encoding Re/Si-specific NAD(P)(+) transhydrogenase subunit alpha encodes MKIGAPKEIYEGEARVALTPASAKELQKLGHSCLVESGAGLGAGFSDALYAAAGVTVVADAAALWAEADVVVKVRQPLATETALLRPGQTLISFFNPAGNAEGLEAAKDAGATVIAMEMVPRISRAQKMDALSSMANLAGYRAVIEAANNFPRFFTGQVTAAGKVPPAKVLVVGAGVAGLAAIGAATSLGAIVYAFDVRPEVAEQIESMGAEFVFLDFADNQDGAETGGYAKPSSPEFAAKQLEKFRALAPDMDIVITTALIPNRPAPKLWTADMVAAMKPGSVVVDLAAERGGNCDLTVADQKIVTDNGVTIVGYTDFPSRMASQASSLYANNIRHMLADLTPGKDGVIVQNMEDDVIRSSTATHAGAITFPPPPLKVQAIAAAKPSAKAKELTPEEKRAAETAAFKTATRNQIGLLVIGTVLLLAVGSVAPESFMAHFVVFVLACFVGFQVIWNVSHSLHTPLMAVTNAVSGIIILGSLLQIGAGGQVSGGWLIVILSAVSILVASINIVGGFLVTRRMLAMFQKS; translated from the coding sequence GTGAAAATCGGTGCGCCAAAGGAAATCTATGAGGGCGAAGCCCGGGTCGCCCTGACTCCGGCTTCCGCGAAAGAATTACAGAAACTGGGCCATAGCTGCCTGGTTGAAAGCGGTGCTGGCCTTGGTGCTGGTTTCAGCGATGCGCTTTACGCTGCTGCGGGTGTTACGGTTGTCGCGGACGCGGCTGCCCTATGGGCCGAGGCGGATGTGGTCGTCAAAGTTCGCCAGCCGCTGGCGACCGAGACGGCGCTGCTGCGCCCCGGCCAGACGCTGATCAGCTTTTTCAACCCCGCCGGCAATGCCGAAGGGCTGGAAGCGGCCAAGGACGCGGGCGCGACCGTCATCGCCATGGAAATGGTGCCGCGCATCTCGCGCGCGCAAAAGATGGATGCGCTGTCGTCGATGGCGAACCTTGCCGGCTATCGCGCCGTCATTGAAGCCGCCAATAACTTCCCGCGCTTTTTCACCGGACAGGTGACCGCTGCTGGTAAAGTGCCGCCCGCCAAAGTGCTGGTCGTCGGTGCAGGCGTTGCAGGTCTCGCCGCCATCGGTGCCGCAACCTCGCTGGGCGCAATCGTTTACGCGTTCGACGTGCGTCCTGAAGTCGCCGAACAGATCGAGTCGATGGGTGCAGAGTTCGTCTTCCTCGATTTCGCGGATAACCAAGACGGCGCCGAGACGGGTGGCTATGCCAAACCCTCCAGCCCCGAATTCGCCGCCAAGCAGCTGGAAAAATTCCGCGCGCTTGCCCCCGATATGGATATCGTGATCACCACCGCGCTGATCCCGAACCGCCCCGCGCCCAAACTGTGGACGGCGGATATGGTCGCTGCGATGAAGCCCGGCTCGGTCGTCGTCGACCTTGCGGCGGAACGCGGCGGTAACTGCGATCTGACCGTGGCGGACCAAAAAATCGTCACGGACAACGGCGTGACCATCGTTGGCTATACCGACTTCCCCTCGCGCATGGCATCGCAGGCGTCCAGCCTTTATGCGAACAATATCCGTCACATGCTGGCCGATCTGACGCCGGGCAAAGACGGCGTGATCGTCCAGAACATGGAAGATGACGTGATCCGCTCGTCCACCGCGACGCATGCTGGCGCGATCACCTTCCCGCCGCCGCCCCTGAAGGTGCAGGCGATTGCGGCTGCAAAGCCCTCGGCCAAGGCCAAAGAGCTTACGCCCGAGGAAAAGCGCGCCGCTGAAACCGCTGCCTTTAAAACCGCGACCCGCAACCAGATCGGTCTGCTCGTGATCGGCACCGTGCTGCTGCTGGCGGTAGGTTCGGTCGCGCCCGAAAGCTTTATGGCGCATTTCGTCGTCTTTGTTCTGGCCTGTTTCGTTGGCTTCCAGGTGATCTGGAATGTCAGCCACAGCCTGCACACGCCGCTGATGGCCGTGACCAATGCGGTGTCGGGGATCATCATCCTTGGCTCGCTGCTGCAAATCGGTGCGGGCGGTCAGGTGTCGGGCGGTTGGCTGATCGTCATTCTGTCGGCCGTGTCGATCCTCGTTGCCTCGATCAATATCGTGGGCGGTTTCCTTGTCACGCGGCGGATGCTCGCCATGTTCCAGAAGTCTTAA
- a CDS encoding NAD(P)/FAD-dependent oxidoreductase — MTDRAFPVTEAVPVVHDAALPQSVDVAVVGGGIIGLMTALFIAEAGHSVVVLEKGRVAGEQSSRNWGWIRNQGRDAGEIPIMAESHQIWQQIAPTLDIDIGLRQQGTLYVARGTQALARYEHWLRHARAWKLDSRILTAAEVSDLTPGAAPAGVGGLYTPSDMKAEPHLAVPALARAAAAKGVQIVENCAVRALDIAGGRIAGVVTERGRIAAPEVVVAGGAWSAMLLRRAGVHIPQLAVRSSVARTSAFDAPLPQVSNGKFAYRSRLDGGVTLAPSDVHDFYIGPQAFRNFAAYVPQLRRDFRSTRILPWGPEGYPDGWRTARNWTADEVSPFERMRVLNPAPNMDFLNRALASLNAAFPQAAPIRIAQAWAGMIDTMPDVVPVIDRALAVPGLTIATGMCGHGFGIGPGVGRVTADLVLNNTPRHDLSRFRLSRFSDGSRVDFGSAL, encoded by the coding sequence ATGACCGATCGTGCCTTCCCAGTGACCGAAGCCGTCCCCGTAGTGCATGACGCAGCCCTGCCGCAATCTGTCGATGTGGCAGTGGTGGGTGGTGGCATTATCGGCCTGATGACGGCATTGTTCATCGCCGAGGCGGGGCATTCGGTCGTTGTGCTGGAAAAGGGCCGTGTTGCGGGCGAGCAATCCTCGCGCAACTGGGGCTGGATCCGCAATCAGGGCCGCGACGCGGGCGAGATCCCGATCATGGCCGAATCGCATCAGATCTGGCAGCAGATCGCCCCGACATTGGATATCGACATCGGCCTGCGCCAGCAGGGAACGCTTTATGTCGCGCGCGGCACCCAAGCCTTGGCGCGATACGAGCATTGGCTGCGCCATGCGCGTGCGTGGAAATTGGACAGTCGCATCCTGACCGCCGCCGAGGTTTCGGACCTCACACCCGGTGCTGCGCCTGCGGGCGTCGGTGGCCTTTATACCCCCAGCGATATGAAGGCCGAGCCGCATCTGGCCGTGCCCGCGCTGGCGCGCGCGGCGGCAGCAAAGGGTGTCCAGATCGTCGAGAATTGCGCGGTGCGTGCCCTGGATATCGCAGGCGGGCGCATCGCAGGCGTTGTAACCGAGCGAGGCCGCATCGCCGCACCCGAGGTTGTCGTAGCGGGCGGGGCATGGTCCGCCATGCTGCTGCGCCGCGCGGGCGTCCATATTCCGCAGCTGGCGGTGCGATCATCGGTGGCGCGCACTTCGGCCTTTGACGCGCCACTGCCGCAGGTCTCGAACGGCAAATTCGCCTATCGCAGTCGATTGGATGGCGGTGTGACGCTGGCGCCATCGGATGTGCATGATTTTTACATCGGGCCGCAGGCCTTCCGCAATTTCGCCGCCTATGTGCCGCAACTGCGCCGCGATTTCCGCTCGACCCGTATCCTGCCATGGGGGCCAGAGGGCTATCCCGACGGCTGGCGCACGGCGCGCAACTGGACCGCAGACGAGGTCAGCCCGTTCGAGCGGATGCGTGTCCTGAACCCTGCGCCGAACATGGATTTCCTGAACCGCGCGCTTGCATCCCTGAATGCCGCTTTCCCGCAGGCTGCACCGATCCGGATCGCGCAGGCTTGGGCCGGGATGATCGACACGATGCCGGACGTGGTGCCGGTGATCGACCGCGCGCTGGCAGTGCCCGGCCTCACGATCGCGACCGGCATGTGCGGCCACGGCTTTGGCATCGGGCCGGGTGTGGGGCGCGTGACCGCGGATCTGGTGCTGAACAATACGCCGCGTCACGATCTGTCACGGTTCCGTCTGTCGCGCTTTTCGGACGGCTCGCGCGTCGATTTCGGCTCAGCTCTTTAG
- a CDS encoding type III PLP-dependent enzyme, which yields MTAFVAGAAAPAFVRPVNHSGLSRLEDFCAKADFDKPTLVLDIDRVEEQYRALKAGLGHADIHYAVKANPHRDVLERLVHLGSHFDCASRGEIEMCLALGARPETISYGNTIKRARDIAFAASVGVTLFAVDAEEELVKIAENAPGAQVYVRLIVEASQADWPLSRKFGCDGEMALNLLDRAVELGLEPLGFSFHVGSQTRRADFWIPALDAFAGIWDEARARGHNLSLLNIGGGFPAFYGEEIQGPTRYAASVMELVTARFGHVERVMAEPGRGMVAEAGMIVAEVVLTSRKSERDMHRWVYLSIGRFSGLAETEGEAIRYQFVTPHDGEAMGPCIVAGPSCDSADVLYEKRPMNLPLALKSGDKVLIRNTGAYTSTYSSVCFNGFPPLDVVAI from the coding sequence ATGACTGCTTTTGTCGCTGGCGCCGCTGCGCCGGCCTTTGTTCGTCCTGTCAATCACTCGGGCCTTTCGCGTCTGGAAGATTTCTGCGCTAAAGCGGATTTCGACAAGCCGACGTTGGTCCTCGATATCGACCGCGTGGAAGAGCAGTATCGCGCCCTGAAGGCTGGCCTTGGCCATGCCGACATCCATTATGCTGTGAAAGCCAACCCCCACCGCGACGTGCTGGAGCGTCTGGTGCACCTTGGCTCGCATTTCGACTGCGCCTCGCGCGGCGAGATTGAAATGTGCCTGGCGCTGGGCGCCCGTCCCGAGACGATCTCCTACGGCAACACGATCAAGCGCGCCCGCGACATCGCGTTTGCCGCCTCGGTCGGTGTGACGCTGTTCGCTGTCGATGCCGAAGAAGAGCTGGTGAAGATCGCTGAAAACGCGCCGGGCGCGCAGGTCTATGTGCGCCTGATCGTCGAGGCGAGCCAAGCCGATTGGCCGCTGTCGCGCAAATTCGGCTGCGATGGCGAGATGGCCCTGAACCTGCTGGACCGTGCCGTCGAGCTGGGCCTCGAGCCGCTGGGCTTCTCGTTCCACGTCGGCTCGCAAACCCGCCGTGCGGATTTCTGGATCCCCGCGCTGGATGCTTTTGCTGGCATCTGGGACGAGGCCCGCGCACGCGGTCACAACCTGTCGCTGCTGAACATCGGCGGCGGTTTCCCGGCCTTTTACGGCGAGGAAATCCAAGGCCCGACCCGTTACGCCGCAAGCGTGATGGAACTGGTCACCGCGCGTTTCGGTCATGTCGAGCGTGTGATGGCCGAGCCGGGCCGCGGCATGGTGGCCGAGGCTGGCATGATCGTCGCCGAAGTCGTCCTGACCAGCCGCAAGTCCGAGCGTGACATGCACCGCTGGGTTTACCTGTCGATCGGCCGTTTCTCGGGCCTTGCGGAAACCGAAGGCGAGGCGATCCGCTATCAATTCGTCACGCCCCACGATGGCGAGGCGATGGGCCCTTGCATCGTGGCAGGCCCCAGCTGCGATTCGGCCGACGTTTTGTATGAAAAGCGTCCGATGAACCTGCCGCTGGCGCTGAAATCGGGCGACAAGGTCCTGATCCGCAACACGGGTGCCTATACCTCGACCTATTCGTCGGTGTGTTTCAATGGCTTCCCTCCGCTGGATGTGGTTGCCATCTAA
- a CDS encoding glycosyltransferase family 4 protein, giving the protein MTLPAAKVDVIAPNLKKRVSGVTSTIMRLVPLQARQIAIAATGPAIPPGIPQIPLRDLVTMPRSGPSGRRVWHARRNNEMLAGLALKYLLGKRLALVFTSASQREHTGFTRWLIRQMDEVVATSTRSASYLQRPATVIYHGIDTETFAPPTDRAALRARLGLPEGRLIGCYGRVRAQKGVDVFVDAMISTLPDHEGAHGIVMGGITDQHKDFVAAQKAKVAQAGLTARIHFLPEVTPLDMPLWFQALDLYIAPQRWEGFGLTPLESMACGVPVIATRVGAFEELILPDVTGRLVTPGDIAEMTAEIAAALAAPDRVAHWASACRPHVLDHFRIEGEADKLIALYRRLLAR; this is encoded by the coding sequence ATGACCCTGCCCGCCGCAAAAGTCGATGTGATCGCGCCCAATCTGAAAAAACGGGTGTCGGGCGTCACATCGACCATTATGCGGCTGGTACCGCTGCAGGCGCGGCAGATCGCGATTGCGGCCACCGGCCCCGCGATCCCGCCGGGCATCCCGCAAATTCCGCTGCGCGATCTGGTCACGATGCCGCGTTCGGGCCCCTCGGGCCGTCGCGTATGGCACGCCCGCCGCAATAACGAGATGCTGGCGGGTCTTGCGCTAAAATACCTGCTGGGCAAGCGTCTGGCGCTGGTGTTCACCTCCGCCTCGCAGCGCGAACATACCGGCTTTACGCGCTGGCTGATCCGGCAGATGGATGAGGTGGTGGCCACCTCGACCCGTTCGGCCAGCTATTTGCAGCGGCCCGCGACGGTGATCTACCACGGCATTGACACCGAAACCTTCGCGCCCCCCACCGATCGCGCCGCCCTGCGCGCGCGCCTTGGGCTGCCCGAGGGGCGCCTGATTGGCTGCTATGGCCGCGTGCGGGCGCAAAAGGGCGTCGATGTCTTTGTCGATGCGATGATCAGCACCCTGCCCGATCACGAGGGCGCACATGGCATCGTCATGGGCGGCATCACCGATCAGCACAAAGATTTTGTTGCGGCGCAAAAGGCCAAGGTCGCGCAAGCGGGCCTGACGGCCCGCATCCATTTCCTGCCCGAGGTCACCCCGCTGGACATGCCGCTGTGGTTCCAAGCGCTGGATCTGTATATCGCGCCGCAACGGTGGGAGGGCTTTGGTCTGACACCGCTGGAATCCATGGCCTGCGGCGTGCCGGTCATTGCCACCCGCGTCGGCGCGTTCGAGGAGTTGATCCTGCCCGATGTCACCGGCCGCCTTGTGACCCCCGGTGATATCGCCGAGATGACGGCTGAGATCGCCGCCGCCCTTGCCGCGCCGGATCGCGTTGCGCATTGGGCCAGCGCCTGCCGCCCGCATGTGCTGGATCATTTCCGGATCGAGGGCGAGGCGGACAAGCTGATCGCCCTCTATCGCCGCCTGCTGGCGCGTTAA